In Sulfurisphaera javensis, a single genomic region encodes these proteins:
- a CDS encoding indolepyruvate oxidoreductase subunit beta translates to MEKLNILIAGVGGQGVITLGKIIAQSALISGVKALVAETHGLAQRGGAVNVHVRLGEVYSPLIRKADLLVALEATEALRNLSYADENTMIILNERVEKSVLPKIRMLSLEEIKDRLREYKVLSVNADKIAVQGGNPRGTNIVMLSVMMELKLSKFIKEDVLLSLLDERNRKVYLLGKQFIKGWLYAK, encoded by the coding sequence ATGGAGAAGTTAAACATTTTAATTGCTGGTGTTGGAGGTCAAGGAGTTATAACTCTAGGTAAAATAATTGCACAATCAGCGTTAATATCTGGAGTAAAAGCTTTAGTTGCTGAAACTCATGGACTAGCTCAAAGGGGAGGAGCAGTAAATGTTCACGTTAGATTGGGTGAAGTATATTCGCCTTTGATAAGGAAAGCTGACCTCCTAGTGGCTTTAGAGGCTACTGAGGCTCTTAGGAATTTATCTTATGCAGATGAAAATACTATGATAATATTAAATGAGAGAGTAGAAAAGTCTGTATTGCCTAAAATAAGGATGTTGTCCTTAGAGGAGATAAAGGATCGTCTTAGAGAATATAAGGTTTTATCAGTTAATGCTGATAAAATAGCTGTTCAAGGAGGAAACCCTAGAGGGACAAACATTGTCATGCTAAGCGTTATGATGGAGCTAAAACTTTCTAAGTTTATCAAAGAGGATGTATTACTTTCTTTGCTTGATGAAAGAAATAGAAAAGTATATCTTCTTGGAAAACAATTCATTAAAGGATGGTTATATGCTAAGTAG
- a CDS encoding acetyl ornithine aminotransferase family protein: MLSRKIIEESNIYLATSTRDPENLPLVIDHGEGVWLYDIDGNKYLDFTSGIGVNNLGWPSHPEVIKIGIEQMQKLAHSAGNDFYNVPQLELAKKLVTYSPGSFQKKVFFSNSGTEAIEASIKLAKATGKKYLIAFLGGFHGRTFGSLSLTASKAIQRSVIGPFMPGVIHVPYPNPYKNPWHINGYEEPDELINRVLEFLEEYVFVHLVPPEEVAGIFFEPIQGEGGYVIPPKNFFPKLQKLASSHGILLIDDEVQMGMGRTGKLFAIENFHIAPDIITLAKALGGGIMPIGATIFRKDLDLKPGMHSNTFGGNALACAIGFKVIDIVKELLPHVNKIGKIFSEELQGLADDVRGIGLAWGLEYNEKKIRDRIIAESFKRGLLLLPAGRSAIRVIPPLVITEEEAKIGLDILKKTVKSVRS; encoded by the coding sequence ATGCTAAGTAGAAAAATTATTGAAGAAAGTAATATTTATTTAGCGACTTCAACTAGAGACCCAGAGAATTTGCCTTTAGTTATTGACCACGGGGAAGGAGTATGGTTATATGATATTGATGGAAACAAATATTTAGACTTTACATCTGGAATTGGTGTAAATAATTTAGGATGGCCTTCTCATCCAGAAGTTATAAAAATTGGAATTGAACAAATGCAAAAACTTGCACACTCTGCTGGGAACGATTTTTATAACGTCCCTCAACTTGAGTTAGCCAAAAAACTTGTAACATATTCTCCCGGAAGCTTTCAGAAAAAAGTCTTTTTCTCTAATAGTGGCACAGAGGCTATTGAAGCTTCAATAAAGTTGGCTAAAGCAACGGGGAAAAAATACTTAATAGCATTCTTAGGTGGATTTCACGGAAGAACTTTTGGTTCACTTTCGCTGACAGCAAGTAAGGCAATCCAGAGAAGTGTTATTGGTCCATTTATGCCAGGAGTCATTCACGTACCTTATCCAAATCCTTATAAAAATCCATGGCACATAAATGGTTATGAAGAACCAGATGAATTGATAAACAGAGTTCTTGAGTTTCTCGAGGAATATGTGTTTGTGCACTTAGTGCCACCAGAAGAAGTTGCAGGAATATTCTTTGAGCCAATACAAGGTGAAGGAGGATATGTTATTCCACCTAAAAACTTCTTTCCTAAACTACAAAAGTTAGCTTCTTCTCACGGAATACTTCTAATAGATGACGAAGTACAAATGGGAATGGGAAGAACTGGAAAGCTTTTTGCAATAGAAAACTTTCATATTGCACCAGATATAATTACATTAGCAAAAGCATTAGGCGGAGGAATTATGCCAATAGGGGCTACAATATTCAGAAAGGATCTTGATTTAAAACCGGGTATGCATAGTAACACTTTTGGTGGAAATGCATTAGCTTGTGCAATTGGGTTCAAAGTTATAGACATTGTAAAAGAGTTATTACCTCATGTGAATAAAATAGGAAAAATATTTAGCGAAGAACTTCAAGGACTAGCAGATGACGTTAGGGGAATTGGATTAGCATGGGGATTAGAATATAATGAGAAAAAGATCAGGGATAGGATAATTGCTGAAAGTTTTAAGAGAGGACTTTTGCTTTTACCAGCTGGAAGAAGTGCAATTAGAGTTATACCTCCACTAGTAATTACTGAAGAAGAAGCTAAAATTGGGTTAGATATTTTGAAAAAAACTGTGAAGAGTGTGAGAAGTTGA
- a CDS encoding 4-hydroxyphenylacetate 3-hydroxylase family protein: MIRKGEDYLKSIKAHHPMVYYEGEIVEDITQHPAFKIPVSTVAKYYDLHWDPEYSKYLRVYNPDVGEETSISFLRPRNKQDLAKLRDGLIKIYEYYRGFFGRSPDYLNVWTTVFYAHAEDYFGKYFGSKFMENAIEIYKEATKNDLFYTHAIVAPMYDRSRPPSQWEDPYIQVGIVEEKQEGVLVRGAAMISTAGPYAEMLWYLPNIRRDSDPRYAIYFSIPTETKGVKFLARRGFQPREGGEFEYPITSRYEESDAILIFDNVLVPWDRIIFFKKPELIEDLMWHTVNLRGWFNWHFVIQHYARLKFLAGLAIAIAEAAGINNFINVQEKIGEILIYVALNEAALYASVERAEELPNITRPDPYISIAASHFNMKAVPRANEILRLISAGSSIPIPAGIKDFENPEEKRLIDKYLSMKGLNALERVKLFNLLWDVIGSEAGMRYEQYDRFSRGDPTLRWAQTYTEVFKDRKQEFVKLVKEIMDQMPNPKT, translated from the coding sequence TTGATTAGAAAAGGAGAAGACTATTTAAAAAGCATAAAAGCCCATCATCCAATGGTATATTACGAAGGAGAAATAGTAGAGGATATAACACAACATCCAGCATTTAAAATACCAGTATCTACTGTGGCTAAATATTATGACCTTCACTGGGATCCAGAGTACTCAAAATATCTGAGAGTATATAACCCAGATGTAGGGGAAGAGACTAGTATATCCTTTTTAAGACCTAGAAACAAGCAAGATTTAGCTAAATTAAGGGATGGCTTGATAAAAATCTATGAATATTATAGGGGATTTTTCGGAAGAAGCCCAGATTACTTAAATGTTTGGACAACAGTTTTTTACGCACACGCTGAGGACTATTTTGGAAAATACTTTGGATCAAAGTTTATGGAGAATGCAATAGAAATATATAAGGAAGCTACAAAAAATGACTTATTCTATACACATGCAATAGTAGCCCCTATGTATGATAGATCAAGGCCACCATCCCAATGGGAAGATCCCTATATCCAAGTAGGAATTGTTGAAGAAAAACAAGAAGGTGTGCTTGTAAGAGGGGCTGCGATGATAAGTACTGCTGGTCCCTACGCTGAAATGCTATGGTATTTGCCAAACATTAGGAGAGATAGCGATCCTAGATATGCAATTTACTTCTCCATACCTACTGAAACTAAGGGAGTTAAATTCTTAGCCAGAAGAGGTTTTCAACCAAGGGAAGGAGGAGAGTTTGAATATCCAATAACCTCAAGATATGAAGAATCAGACGCAATTTTAATATTTGATAACGTCCTAGTGCCATGGGATAGAATAATATTCTTCAAGAAGCCTGAACTTATTGAAGACCTAATGTGGCATACGGTTAACTTAAGAGGTTGGTTTAATTGGCACTTTGTAATTCAGCATTATGCTAGATTAAAGTTTCTTGCTGGATTAGCAATAGCTATTGCAGAGGCAGCCGGGATAAATAATTTCATTAACGTCCAAGAGAAGATCGGTGAAATATTAATATATGTAGCATTAAATGAAGCAGCCTTGTATGCCTCAGTTGAAAGGGCCGAAGAGTTGCCTAACATCACAAGACCAGATCCTTACATTTCAATCGCAGCTAGTCACTTTAACATGAAAGCAGTACCAAGAGCAAATGAAATTCTTAGATTAATCTCTGCTGGGTCTTCAATTCCTATACCTGCTGGAATAAAAGACTTCGAAAACCCAGAAGAGAAAAGGTTAATTGATAAGTACTTAAGTATGAAAGGGTTAAATGCTTTAGAAAGAGTAAAACTATTCAATTTACTTTGGGATGTCATAGGATCAGAGGCGGGAATGAGATATGAGCAATATGATAGGTTTAGCAGAGGAGATCCCACGTTAAGATGGGCTCAGACATATACTGAAGTTTTCAAAGATAGAAAACAAGAGTTCGTAAAATTAGTTAAAGAGATAATGGATCAAATGCCAAATCCAAAGACATAA
- a CDS encoding amidohydrolase family protein, producing MGYVDAHTHIWFKEVYPLSQNIPSVQEIIKEMDTVNMDFVVIIAYPSRELWGTKEDFPINMINFLKPYSDRFSIIGGVEVNKLSLTEVKYWVEKQYEAGVSGFKIHPVHQWIKPNDYREEERGIKGLEFLYEFAQDHNLPVIIHTGTSMFDKARNKYGDPIFVDDVAVDFPKLKIVMAHMGRPNWVPTAFQLVRIRKNIYAEISSIPPKKLLEYLPRLEEISYKTIYGSDYGGPGVKSLSENLRNFLSLNISSEAKEKITNKNPKELYKTIHY from the coding sequence ATGGGTTATGTTGATGCACACACTCATATATGGTTTAAGGAAGTCTATCCCTTATCTCAGAACATCCCTTCAGTACAAGAAATTATAAAAGAAATGGACACTGTAAATATGGACTTCGTAGTTATAATAGCCTATCCAAGTAGGGAATTATGGGGAACAAAAGAGGATTTTCCTATTAATATGATTAACTTTCTAAAACCTTATTCTGATCGTTTTTCTATTATAGGAGGTGTTGAAGTAAATAAGCTTTCCCTCACTGAGGTTAAATATTGGGTAGAAAAACAATATGAAGCTGGTGTTTCAGGTTTTAAAATTCACCCTGTTCATCAGTGGATTAAACCAAATGATTATAGGGAAGAAGAGAGAGGAATAAAAGGATTAGAGTTCCTTTACGAGTTCGCTCAAGATCATAATTTACCCGTGATTATACATACTGGCACTAGTATGTTTGATAAAGCAAGGAATAAGTATGGTGACCCTATTTTTGTTGATGATGTCGCAGTTGATTTTCCTAAGCTAAAGATTGTTATGGCACATATGGGAAGACCAAATTGGGTACCTACTGCATTTCAGTTGGTGAGAATTAGGAAAAATATTTATGCCGAAATTTCATCAATTCCTCCTAAAAAATTACTTGAATATTTGCCTAGGCTAGAAGAGATAAGCTACAAGACAATATATGGTAGTGATTACGGAGGCCCTGGAGTTAAGAGTCTATCAGAAAACTTACGGAATTTTCTTTCATTAAATATTTCTTCTGAAGCAAAAGAGAAAATAACTAATAAAAATCCTAAAGAATTATATAAAACAATACATTATTAA
- a CDS encoding thiamine pyrophosphate-dependent enzyme: protein MKKSLLLGNEAIAFGALKSGISVAAGYPGTPSTEIIETLQRFKDRYVEWSVNEKVAFETAYGASMMGAYSLVTMKHVGLNVASDPLMSSSYTGIDGAFVIVSAQDPSMWSSQNEQDNRYYGLMALIPVIEPYDPQSAYTLTIKAFKLSERVHHPVILATNTRVSHVRGPVEYEEPSSPIFGKLKKKPDKYSLVPEVAKKNREEQLKRWELIQEEIKQFNEIEGEGNKLIIASGIAYSYVKELAPESMKILRISAPVPLNKEQIISALEGVDEVLIIEELEPIVEMQVKNIAFDAGFSIKIHGKDYIPRSGELTPDIVEFALKKFLGLYYEPKAIKIKDIPPRPPAMCPGCPHRSSFVDIKRGITLGGLSQTFFSGDIGCYSLGVLPPFQEQDSLTDMGSSLGIANGVYRSTGVIPVAIIGDSTFFHSGLPALTNAVYNNLPVLVIVLDNRVTAMTGQNPSPSREIDILQVAKGLGVEYVKEIDPFNLKESVKIIADATSWVKQNKKPAVVVAKRACALEVIDKFEELPIAEVKLEKCTGCTICYDYFTCPAIIPREDKKATIDTNLCIGCGACIPICPYQAIELKGKIPKGWDEVWRS, encoded by the coding sequence ATGAAGAAAAGCTTACTTTTAGGGAATGAAGCAATAGCCTTTGGTGCTTTAAAATCTGGAATTTCTGTAGCTGCTGGCTATCCTGGAACTCCTTCAACTGAAATAATTGAGACATTGCAAAGATTTAAGGATAGGTATGTAGAATGGAGTGTTAATGAGAAAGTTGCATTTGAGACAGCTTATGGAGCAAGTATGATGGGAGCTTACTCATTAGTAACAATGAAACATGTTGGTTTAAATGTAGCCTCAGATCCCTTAATGAGCAGTTCGTATACTGGAATAGATGGAGCTTTTGTTATCGTCTCAGCCCAAGATCCTTCAATGTGGTCCTCTCAAAATGAGCAAGATAATAGATATTATGGTTTAATGGCATTAATACCAGTAATTGAACCCTATGATCCTCAGAGTGCCTATACGCTTACTATTAAGGCATTTAAATTATCTGAAAGAGTTCATCATCCAGTAATTTTAGCAACTAATACAAGAGTGAGTCATGTCAGAGGACCAGTAGAGTATGAAGAACCATCTTCTCCAATCTTTGGAAAACTCAAGAAGAAACCAGATAAATACTCTTTGGTACCTGAAGTGGCTAAGAAGAATAGGGAAGAACAGTTAAAAAGATGGGAATTAATCCAAGAGGAGATAAAGCAATTTAATGAAATTGAGGGAGAAGGAAATAAACTAATTATAGCCAGCGGGATAGCTTACTCTTATGTAAAAGAGTTAGCTCCAGAGTCGATGAAAATTCTAAGAATTTCTGCCCCAGTTCCTTTAAATAAAGAACAAATAATTTCAGCATTAGAAGGAGTAGATGAAGTATTAATTATTGAGGAACTAGAACCCATTGTAGAAATGCAAGTTAAGAACATTGCATTTGATGCAGGTTTTTCGATAAAAATTCACGGAAAAGACTACATACCTAGAAGTGGTGAACTTACACCAGATATTGTGGAATTTGCATTAAAGAAGTTTTTAGGGCTTTATTATGAGCCAAAAGCTATAAAGATTAAGGATATACCTCCAAGACCTCCAGCAATGTGCCCAGGTTGTCCACACAGATCGTCATTTGTTGATATAAAAAGAGGAATAACTCTAGGAGGTTTATCTCAAACTTTCTTCTCTGGAGATATTGGTTGTTACTCACTAGGAGTTTTACCACCTTTCCAAGAGCAAGATTCATTAACTGACATGGGAAGTAGTTTAGGTATTGCTAATGGGGTATATAGATCTACTGGAGTAATTCCAGTAGCAATTATTGGTGACTCAACTTTCTTCCATTCTGGTTTACCAGCACTTACTAATGCCGTTTATAACAATTTGCCAGTGTTAGTGATTGTGTTAGATAACAGAGTGACAGCAATGACTGGACAAAATCCAAGTCCATCTAGAGAAATCGACATACTTCAAGTTGCAAAGGGTTTAGGTGTAGAGTATGTAAAGGAAATAGATCCATTTAACCTTAAAGAAAGCGTAAAAATTATTGCAGATGCAACTAGTTGGGTTAAACAAAACAAAAAGCCTGCTGTAGTAGTAGCTAAAAGAGCTTGTGCACTTGAAGTTATCGATAAATTTGAGGAATTACCAATTGCTGAAGTTAAGTTAGAGAAGTGTACCGGCTGTACTATATGTTACGATTACTTCACATGCCCAGCTATTATACCTAGAGAAGATAAAAAAGCTACTATTGACACTAACTTATGTATCGGATGCGGTGCTTGTATTCCTATTTGCCCTTATCAAGCAATAGAATTGAAAGGAAAAATACCTAAAGGGTGGGATGAAGTATGGAGAAGTTAA
- the acs gene encoding acetate--CoA ligase has translation MSVTWALPFEKKINPKSNKLVSINTYKEIHSQSVKEYKQFWASVASELEWFKPWEKIIDDSNPPFYKWFVGGELNASYLTVDRHAKSWRKNKVAIIWEGEPVDQNGNPTEVKKLTYYDLFREVNRTAYLLREKYGLRKGDAVTIYLPMIPELPIFMLALARIGVVFSVVFSGFSADALATRIDDAQAKMLITADGGWRRGKVVPLKDIADKALEKVSTIKDVIVVRRVGNKVNMIEGRDKYYDEVMKDVPIDVYVEPERMKSEDPLYILYTSGTTGKPKGIVHDTGGYMTLLHATMRWVFDVRDDDIYWCTADIGWVTGHSYIVFGPLQEGVTEIMYEGALDWPQPDRWVSIIERYGITILYTSPTAIRSFMKYGDEWIKKHKVNTVRIMHSVGEPINPEAFEWFFKLVGREEIPFGSTWWMTETGGIMISHLPGLYLIPLKPGTNAMPILGVEADVVDENGNPTKPEERGYLVIKNPWPGMPLTIHRDPERYIKVYWSKFPGMFYAGDYAVRDSDGYFWILGRADEVIKVAGHRLGTYELESAIIEHPAVAESAVVGIPDPVKGEVPVAFIILKQGYTPSKELMDDILKTVRDKVGPIATLGGVYFVSKLPKTRSGKIMRRVVRAVITNQPVGDVTTLEDEASVDEVRKAYEEFKAEIQGK, from the coding sequence ATGTCAGTAACATGGGCATTACCATTTGAAAAAAAGATAAACCCTAAGTCAAATAAATTAGTAAGCATAAATACATATAAGGAAATACATTCTCAAAGCGTAAAAGAATATAAACAGTTCTGGGCTTCAGTGGCTTCAGAGCTTGAGTGGTTTAAGCCATGGGAGAAAATAATTGACGACTCTAACCCACCTTTCTATAAATGGTTTGTTGGTGGTGAATTAAATGCTTCTTATTTAACAGTTGATAGACATGCAAAAAGCTGGAGGAAAAATAAAGTAGCTATAATTTGGGAAGGAGAGCCAGTAGATCAAAATGGAAACCCTACTGAAGTTAAGAAACTAACTTATTACGACTTATTTAGAGAAGTAAACAGGACAGCTTACCTATTAAGAGAAAAATATGGTTTAAGGAAAGGCGATGCTGTAACAATTTATTTACCAATGATTCCTGAATTACCAATCTTTATGCTTGCATTAGCCAGAATTGGTGTTGTCTTTAGCGTAGTATTTTCTGGCTTTAGCGCAGATGCTTTAGCTACTAGAATTGATGATGCTCAAGCAAAAATGTTGATTACTGCTGATGGAGGATGGAGAAGAGGAAAAGTAGTACCATTAAAGGATATTGCTGATAAGGCTTTAGAAAAAGTTTCAACTATTAAGGACGTTATAGTTGTAAGAAGGGTTGGGAATAAGGTAAATATGATTGAAGGAAGAGACAAGTATTATGATGAGGTTATGAAAGATGTTCCAATAGATGTCTATGTTGAGCCTGAAAGGATGAAGAGTGAAGACCCTCTGTATATCCTTTATACTTCTGGTACTACTGGAAAACCGAAGGGAATTGTTCATGATACCGGAGGTTATATGACATTATTACATGCAACAATGAGATGGGTATTTGATGTTAGAGATGATGACATTTATTGGTGTACTGCAGATATTGGTTGGGTAACCGGTCATTCATACATAGTTTTTGGTCCATTACAAGAAGGCGTAACTGAGATAATGTATGAAGGGGCATTAGATTGGCCTCAACCAGATAGATGGGTTTCAATAATTGAAAGATATGGAATTACGATCTTGTATACCTCACCTACAGCAATTAGATCATTTATGAAGTATGGAGATGAGTGGATAAAGAAGCATAAGGTGAATACAGTAAGAATTATGCATTCCGTTGGTGAACCAATTAATCCAGAGGCATTTGAATGGTTCTTTAAATTAGTAGGCAGAGAAGAAATTCCTTTTGGAAGTACATGGTGGATGACAGAGACTGGAGGAATAATGATTAGTCATTTGCCCGGATTATATTTAATCCCATTAAAGCCTGGAACTAATGCAATGCCAATTTTAGGAGTGGAAGCTGATGTTGTAGATGAAAATGGCAATCCTACAAAGCCAGAGGAGAGAGGGTATTTAGTTATAAAGAATCCTTGGCCCGGTATGCCTCTAACAATTCATAGAGATCCAGAGAGGTATATTAAGGTTTATTGGAGTAAGTTCCCTGGTATGTTCTATGCGGGTGATTATGCTGTAAGAGACTCTGATGGATATTTCTGGATTTTAGGGAGAGCTGATGAAGTAATTAAAGTTGCTGGACATAGATTAGGTACATATGAGCTTGAATCTGCAATTATTGAACATCCTGCAGTTGCAGAGTCTGCTGTTGTAGGAATACCAGATCCAGTTAAGGGCGAAGTTCCGGTAGCTTTCATAATCTTAAAACAAGGTTATACACCAAGCAAAGAATTAATGGATGATATACTAAAAACCGTTAGAGATAAAGTAGGGCCAATTGCAACTTTAGGTGGAGTTTATTTTGTTTCTAAGTTGCCTAAGACAAGAAGTGGAAAAATAATGAGAAGAGTAGTTAGAGCAGTAATAACTAACCAACCAGTAGGAGATGTTACCACATTAGAAGATGAGGCTTCTGTTGATGAAGTAAGAAAAGCTTATGAGGAATTTAAAGCTGAAATTCAAGGTAAATGA
- a CDS encoding acetate uptake transporter encodes MTEQKRANPAPLGLSGFALTTLVLSVFNAGLLSQGSSVVVGLAAFYGGLAQLLAGILEWRAGNTFGYTAFFTYGAFWEWYFVTSMFISGVTAQGVGLVLIAFGIFTLVMWFGTFKSNLGLFATFLLLWITFFLLGIGSMVSSTALIHAGGYVGILTAIAAWYTGLAMVVAEALGTNPPLGRPIMK; translated from the coding sequence ATGACAGAACAAAAAAGAGCTAATCCTGCACCTTTAGGTCTGTCTGGATTTGCACTAACTACATTAGTGCTTAGTGTATTTAACGCTGGATTACTGAGCCAAGGATCTTCAGTTGTAGTAGGATTAGCTGCATTTTATGGTGGTTTAGCGCAGTTACTTGCTGGAATACTTGAATGGAGAGCAGGTAACACTTTTGGTTATACTGCTTTCTTTACTTATGGAGCCTTTTGGGAATGGTATTTTGTAACTTCTATGTTTATTTCTGGGGTAACTGCACAGGGAGTAGGACTTGTATTAATAGCTTTCGGAATCTTCACACTAGTTATGTGGTTTGGAACTTTTAAGTCAAATCTTGGATTGTTTGCAACTTTCCTACTCTTATGGATAACATTCTTCTTGCTAGGAATTGGGTCTATGGTTTCTAGTACTGCTTTGATTCATGCCGGCGGATATGTAGGAATATTAACTGCTATTGCAGCCTGGTATACTGGATTGGCAATGGTAGTTGCTGAAGCTTTAGGAACGAATCCACCTTTAGGTAGACCTATAATGAAGTAA
- a CDS encoding fumarylacetoacetate hydrolase family protein, whose translation MTKFLSFLVNGIRKLGIVENEYVYEVKDFSSKEFGETYKLNEIQFDLPINPSAIICTLVNSPGMIGVKDKREAKEMIRSPKFFLKIPSIAVPHKHPIISPPDAIRPEVEIGVITYKKINRGASRDEIKEAILGYTVFNDITYPPGLKEDSYYAYRRDPNDGKVKKLLMRGTHFRNKVRDTFAPFGPWIVTPEEIDDINSLEMKSYYDDKLIQSGSSEDFIFSIEEILMELAKVLTIPPYSLITSGSIGYLNAEEASEYALRPRNNGLLIAEIEKIGRLENPILIEKTVLDS comes from the coding sequence TTGACAAAGTTTTTATCTTTTTTAGTAAATGGTATAAGAAAATTAGGAATAGTTGAGAACGAGTACGTTTATGAGGTTAAGGATTTTTCCTCTAAAGAATTTGGAGAAACTTACAAACTAAATGAAATACAATTTGATTTACCAATTAACCCATCAGCGATTATTTGTACACTAGTTAATTCACCCGGAATGATTGGAGTAAAAGATAAGAGAGAAGCAAAAGAAATGATAAGATCTCCAAAATTTTTCTTAAAAATACCTTCAATTGCAGTTCCTCATAAACATCCTATTATTTCTCCGCCAGACGCAATAAGGCCAGAAGTTGAGATTGGTGTAATTACTTATAAAAAGATAAATAGAGGAGCGAGTAGAGATGAGATTAAGGAAGCAATCTTAGGTTATACTGTGTTTAACGACATAACTTATCCACCCGGATTAAAAGAGGATTCTTATTATGCGTACAGAAGAGATCCCAATGACGGAAAAGTTAAAAAACTATTAATGAGAGGGACACACTTTAGGAATAAAGTTAGGGACACTTTTGCTCCTTTTGGGCCGTGGATAGTAACACCAGAAGAAATTGATGATATAAACTCACTTGAAATGAAAAGCTATTATGATGATAAGCTTATACAAAGTGGTTCATCAGAAGACTTCATATTTTCAATCGAGGAAATACTCATGGAACTAGCTAAGGTTCTAACGATTCCACCTTATTCGCTAATAACTAGCGGAAGTATAGGTTACTTAAACGCTGAAGAGGCCTCAGAATATGCTTTAAGACCAAGGAATAATGGGTTATTAATTGCTGAAATAGAAAAAATAGGGAGATTGGAAAATCCTATCTTGATAGAAAAGACTGTCCTTGATAGTTAA
- the hpaD gene encoding 3,4-dihydroxyphenylacetate 2,3-dioxygenase, protein MIETLRISHVAIRVTDLEKARYFYVDLLGFIETEKDGDYVYLRGTDEGQHHSLVLKKADSPGLSYIGFRVRRAEELDKAKEELARLSLKYTKIKEKGVEDAILFETPEGMPFLIYYDMEYVGDVRMKFYTHKGVSPVRLAHVNYMVKDVEREAKFLKEVLGYYETEWFLGKDNKTRDVIWFTRRGDSHEVAIARSERKTPGFHHETYYVHELRDVVKAADILASAGLWDSIERGPGRHGVTEGYYIYLRDFDKNRIEFFTEDYVVLDPDKWKPIVWRNEQIRYRSDFWGRPIPESWLNEWVPVEDISTGKLKGWSI, encoded by the coding sequence ATGATAGAGACACTACGAATTTCTCATGTAGCAATTAGAGTTACGGATTTAGAGAAAGCAAGATATTTCTATGTTGACCTTTTAGGATTTATAGAGACAGAAAAAGATGGTGATTATGTTTATTTAAGAGGGACTGATGAGGGACAGCACCACAGTCTAGTACTCAAAAAAGCAGACTCTCCCGGTTTATCTTACATTGGCTTTAGAGTCAGAAGAGCAGAAGAATTAGATAAGGCTAAGGAAGAACTTGCTAGACTTAGCTTAAAATACACAAAAATAAAGGAGAAAGGAGTTGAAGATGCTATTCTCTTTGAGACACCAGAAGGAATGCCATTTCTTATTTATTATGATATGGAATACGTAGGAGATGTAAGGATGAAGTTTTACACTCATAAAGGAGTGAGTCCAGTAAGACTTGCCCATGTTAATTACATGGTAAAAGATGTAGAAAGAGAGGCTAAATTCTTAAAGGAGGTATTGGGATATTACGAGACTGAATGGTTCCTTGGAAAAGATAATAAGACTAGAGATGTGATATGGTTTACCAGAAGGGGAGATTCTCACGAGGTAGCCATAGCAAGAAGTGAAAGAAAAACACCTGGATTTCATCATGAGACTTATTACGTTCATGAGTTAAGAGATGTAGTTAAGGCTGCTGATATTCTAGCTTCGGCCGGATTATGGGATTCTATTGAGAGAGGTCCAGGAAGGCATGGCGTTACGGAAGGATATTATATTTATCTTAGGGACTTTGATAAAAACAGGATTGAATTCTTTACTGAGGATTACGTTGTCTTAGACCCAGATAAATGGAAGCCAATAGTTTGGAGAAATGAGCAAATTAGATATAGGAGTGACTTTTGGGGGAGACCTATTCCAGAATCATGGCTTAACGAATGGGTTCCCGTGGAGGATATCTCCACGGGTAAATTAAAGGGGTGGTCTATTTGA